A single window of Candidatus Kryptoniota bacterium DNA harbors:
- a CDS encoding family 10 glycosylhydrolase encodes MRYFLLLLVFVQSALVSVSCAQLASLPKREMRAAWIATVTDIDWPSQPGLPPFQQQVELTSILDQLKSMGINAVFFQIRSECDAMYASNIEPWSYWLTGKQGMAPSPFYDPLQFAVQEAHKRGMELHAWFNPYRALRDTTQSYDSPAPNHVTVEHPDWILLSGPTKYLNPGLPQVRDYITSVFMDVARRYGVDGIHMDDYFYPYPPTQITYQDTATFRIYKRGFTDINSWRRDNINLLVKEIHDSLKTFNPQIKWGISPFGIWKDGVPTGTTGLDQYSTIYSDPMAWLDSKTVDYIVPQLYWPNGGGQDYAKLMPWWADSTASNGRQLYIGQGAYRIPNWTAGEMERQITQNRTNGKVAGSIFFSSSSLTDNLGDIIDSLSKVYYRFPSLVPQMAWKDTTPPNSPSNLTYSQVTGMPALLNWNTPSQTAGGDTAARYVLYKFPNSGAASSDFDNSSNIILVTGATSANPPLPAGTGPIYYSVTAVDENNDESSPTSILRIDAPTAPLLAQPAGGFNYARDTTRLIWNSPGVVASYNVQVSSDPSFSSGIAVNSSVPGDTSMAVTGLKGLQKYYWHVNAANAGGTGAYSTSRDFTTAFPLVPVLASPAPASVDVSLVPMFTWNRADSAKNYRFQLTKGALFVPPLVIDTTIADTVYTDTDSLKPVTIYAWRVSAGNNYGFSNFSSSINFRTTNMTLVAGARTMPTQFVLYQNYPNPFNPATTISFAIPQSERVSLTVYDILGRTVGILMNRQLQPGTYNATFDGRFLPSGVYICRLVAGQNVAYIKLLLLK; translated from the coding sequence ATGAGATACTTTTTACTCCTTCTGGTATTTGTTCAATCAGCACTCGTGAGCGTTTCGTGCGCGCAGCTTGCGTCACTGCCGAAACGGGAAATGCGCGCCGCGTGGATCGCTACCGTAACGGATATCGACTGGCCTTCACAACCCGGCTTGCCGCCCTTCCAACAGCAGGTAGAACTGACATCCATCCTCGACCAGTTGAAGTCCATGGGAATCAATGCGGTGTTTTTTCAAATACGATCGGAATGCGATGCCATGTACGCGTCGAATATCGAACCGTGGTCATACTGGCTCACGGGAAAACAGGGAATGGCTCCCAGTCCGTTTTATGATCCGCTCCAGTTCGCCGTACAGGAGGCGCATAAACGTGGAATGGAATTGCACGCGTGGTTCAACCCCTACAGGGCTCTCCGTGATACGACTCAATCATATGATTCACCCGCGCCCAATCACGTGACGGTAGAACATCCCGACTGGATCCTCCTCTCCGGACCGACGAAGTATCTCAACCCCGGACTTCCTCAAGTGAGAGATTACATTACATCCGTTTTCATGGATGTCGCCAGAAGGTACGGAGTCGACGGGATTCATATGGACGATTACTTTTATCCGTATCCTCCCACGCAGATAACGTACCAGGATACTGCAACGTTCAGGATATACAAACGCGGATTCACCGACATCAATTCCTGGCGGCGTGACAATATCAATCTGCTCGTCAAAGAAATTCATGACAGCTTGAAGACATTTAATCCGCAAATTAAATGGGGGATTTCACCGTTCGGTATCTGGAAGGACGGCGTGCCGACCGGAACCACCGGACTCGACCAGTACAGTACAATCTACTCTGATCCGATGGCGTGGCTGGATTCGAAAACCGTCGATTATATTGTACCGCAACTCTACTGGCCGAATGGTGGCGGACAGGATTACGCCAAGCTCATGCCGTGGTGGGCGGATTCAACCGCTTCGAATGGAAGACAGCTTTACATCGGGCAGGGTGCTTACCGCATCCCGAATTGGACCGCCGGCGAAATGGAGAGACAGATTACTCAAAACAGAACGAATGGAAAAGTGGCAGGAAGCATTTTCTTCAGCTCCAGCAGTCTTACTGACAACCTCGGGGATATTATCGATTCGCTGTCTAAGGTCTACTACCGATTCCCTTCACTGGTGCCGCAAATGGCGTGGAAAGACACCACGCCTCCGAACTCTCCCTCGAATTTGACTTACTCGCAAGTTACCGGAATGCCGGCACTCTTAAACTGGAACACTCCTTCTCAGACTGCTGGTGGAGACACGGCGGCAAGATATGTACTCTACAAGTTCCCCAACTCCGGGGCGGCGTCCTCCGATTTTGACAACTCGTCCAACATCATCCTTGTGACGGGTGCAACATCTGCGAATCCTCCTCTGCCCGCCGGAACCGGACCTATCTACTACTCCGTTACCGCTGTCGACGAAAACAACGATGAAAGCTCGCCCACTTCAATTTTGCGGATCGATGCTCCAACTGCTCCCCTCCTCGCTCAACCGGCCGGCGGATTTAACTACGCGAGAGACACGACCCGGTTGATCTGGAACTCTCCAGGGGTTGTGGCATCTTATAATGTTCAGGTCTCGTCCGATCCCTCCTTCTCAAGCGGTATCGCTGTAAACAGTTCTGTTCCAGGCGATACGAGCATGGCGGTCACGGGACTCAAAGGACTTCAGAAATACTACTGGCACGTGAACGCCGCGAATGCCGGTGGGACAGGTGCATATTCGACTTCTCGGGATTTTACAACGGCGTTTCCCCTCGTCCCTGTGCTAGCTTCGCCGGCGCCGGCGTCTGTTGATGTCTCTCTTGTCCCCATGTTTACCTGGAACAGAGCAGACAGCGCAAAGAATTATCGCTTTCAGCTTACGAAGGGAGCTCTCTTCGTTCCGCCGCTTGTAATCGACACAACAATCGCAGATACTGTTTATACTGACACGGACTCGCTTAAACCTGTGACTATATATGCATGGAGAGTCAGCGCAGGAAACAATTACGGGTTCAGCAATTTCAGCAGCTCAATCAATTTCCGTACAACCAACATGACGCTGGTCGCCGGTGCCCGGACAATGCCGACGCAGTTTGTACTTTACCAGAACTATCCCAATCCGTTTAATCCGGCCACGACAATCTCTTTTGCGATTCCCCAGAGCGAGCGTGTTTCACTCACAGTCTACGACATACTCGGAAGAACAGTCGGAATACTCATGAATCGCCAGCTTCAGCCCGGTACGTACAACGCTACATTCGACGGAAGATTTCTTCCCAGCGGCGTGTATATCTGCAGGCTCGTCGCCGGTCAGAACGTAGCTTATATCAAACTCCTCCTGCTTAAATGA
- a CDS encoding IPT/TIG domain-containing protein, which produces MKKVFKIFAGSAAFLTLASLLMNLNGCKPQESPSIYDPNWKSLPQPVVDSLSPAGSALAGLDTVAIYGKNFSPARDSDGVYFNSTLMNGASIISASANKLLVKAPALSGDSIRIRVYVLGAVNFSSTVTYKLLAAISPFGKLLIGETANGISAGSDTNLYVSISNPTLPGTKDEGIFRFTSDGMRFPYALPLSLNLSWTDLKFGPSGYLYAAKGAKAVYRFSPGGGTAPQLWAAKNVGNLSVMDFDPDHNMWAGGNNKSIYRINPDTGVAAFAFNGNVHSIRYFDGYLYFAATNVIIGGDTNVRGQVYRAPVSTGSLGTPELYFDLSTDPSGGSTIYAITFSADRDMYAGVDSSDYLIVVHPNGQFQRTYSLYAASGALNSPCKSFAWIGTDLYTTTASGEMIRILVRKPGAPYYGLQ; this is translated from the coding sequence ATGAAAAAAGTTTTTAAAATTTTTGCCGGGTCAGCAGCTTTCCTCACTCTTGCCTCCCTGCTGATGAATCTAAACGGCTGTAAGCCACAAGAGAGTCCAAGTATTTATGATCCCAACTGGAAAAGCTTACCGCAGCCGGTCGTTGACAGTCTTTCTCCTGCAGGGAGTGCGCTGGCAGGTCTTGATACGGTTGCGATCTACGGGAAGAATTTTTCGCCTGCCAGGGACAGTGACGGTGTGTACTTCAATTCCACTCTCATGAACGGTGCATCCATAATAAGTGCCTCTGCGAACAAACTCCTCGTGAAGGCACCTGCGCTTTCCGGTGATAGCATACGCATCAGAGTCTACGTGCTCGGTGCAGTGAATTTCAGCTCTACTGTGACTTACAAATTGCTCGCGGCAATCTCCCCATTCGGCAAGCTGTTGATCGGCGAGACGGCGAATGGCATATCTGCCGGAAGTGATACGAATCTGTATGTGTCCATTTCCAATCCTACACTCCCCGGTACCAAAGATGAAGGCATATTCAGGTTTACGTCGGATGGAATGAGGTTCCCTTATGCCCTGCCGCTTAGCCTTAACTTGTCCTGGACCGACCTCAAATTTGGTCCCAGCGGGTACCTGTATGCGGCTAAGGGAGCCAAGGCGGTCTACAGGTTTAGCCCTGGAGGTGGAACCGCCCCTCAGCTATGGGCGGCCAAGAACGTAGGGAATCTTTCCGTGATGGACTTCGATCCCGACCACAACATGTGGGCCGGAGGGAATAACAAGAGCATATATCGAATAAATCCGGACACGGGTGTTGCTGCCTTTGCTTTCAACGGAAACGTCCACAGCATTCGTTACTTCGACGGTTATCTTTACTTTGCAGCCACGAATGTTATCATAGGTGGGGATACAAACGTTAGGGGTCAGGTCTACAGAGCCCCGGTATCAACGGGTTCACTAGGTACCCCCGAGCTGTATTTCGATCTTTCGACGGATCCATCGGGTGGCTCGACCATTTATGCCATTACTTTCTCCGCCGATCGTGATATGTACGCCGGGGTGGACTCATCGGATTACCTGATAGTCGTTCACCCAAATGGACAGTTTCAACGAACTTATTCGCTATATGCGGCGAGCGGGGCACTTAATTCTCCATGCAAGTCTTTTGCCTGGATCGGGACCGATCTTTACACGACAACGGCTTCCGGCGAAATGATCAGAATCCTGGTTCGGAAGCCAGGTGCTCCTTATTACGGACTTCAGTAA
- a CDS encoding Ig-like domain-containing protein: MKYISTFCLLLTVITVMSSPSAATIPTTAKGMWIWQIWNAEGGNLDAIISRLKATGVTWVAVKLGDSNSEWNTPGHSFYTWVTGYNGLDSVIARFHRNGIKFFGWQYVYGAPQYSGSEPTEADVSNDILDVNGMDGFIIDAEVEFEASGMDAVAANYVDSIRAVHPHSFVALTSFARVSSHPIPWTTFLKSCDVNMPQAYWALRPESPSQEFTTMRNEFESWEQIWINGGYPASIKPIVPIGCEYGEGDGYNEQFGDISQFSSLSQNAGYVGMSLWEYTEMDTMNWRDYASSWASNPPVVPEVAGASPPGGPNIPAYDTVMINFNTPMDAGSVNGAFSITPPVSGTLTFNPDFNRWIFVPDTLLQWSTEYTVAIDTSAESLLGAHLSSRYTLTFTTVPRDTSPAVLLAISPGNDGLSSSHTYFEFILNKPVSYNSFVQHLSFVDSTGKKISLARDMFQLTRNNLSLIAFRSASTLTPGMKYTASVSPGVADYYGNLTRNTYSTTFTIETGEASGGSVLDGFESTTNAWALAAIGHGTVGTDTLSTAFTIESSKKYDGSYGGSLQYTFDTTNANAICEVENTQRSDISGSSSFGMWVFGDNSGNELDFIFGSSQEKNVSIDTIEWYGWKYIGMWLDKSDTSTSTFRGFAIRHLQSALLPAGTVYVDDIQSGGKITDAQGKVPQPVSFALFQNYPNPFNPLTIISYRLSVVSDVTLNIYDVLGREVAALVHERQNAGIHTATFDATRLPSGVYFYRLSAASFTATMKMIVLK, translated from the coding sequence ATGAAATACATAAGCACCTTCTGTCTTTTACTCACGGTGATTACAGTCATGAGTTCCCCTTCGGCTGCCACGATACCGACTACTGCTAAGGGGATGTGGATATGGCAGATCTGGAATGCCGAGGGCGGGAATCTGGACGCGATCATCTCGAGACTGAAAGCGACGGGAGTAACCTGGGTTGCGGTCAAACTCGGCGACAGCAATAGCGAGTGGAATACTCCCGGACATTCGTTTTACACCTGGGTGACCGGCTACAACGGATTGGACAGTGTTATCGCCCGCTTCCATAGAAATGGAATTAAGTTCTTCGGCTGGCAGTACGTTTATGGCGCGCCTCAATACAGCGGAAGTGAACCAACCGAAGCTGACGTCTCCAACGATATACTCGACGTTAACGGGATGGACGGCTTCATCATAGATGCTGAAGTGGAATTCGAAGCGTCCGGCATGGATGCGGTAGCTGCAAATTACGTAGACAGCATACGCGCAGTTCACCCCCACAGTTTCGTGGCGCTGACTTCGTTCGCAAGAGTGAGCAGTCATCCAATCCCCTGGACGACTTTCCTGAAGAGCTGCGATGTGAATATGCCACAAGCTTATTGGGCGTTAAGACCTGAATCACCTTCGCAGGAATTCACCACAATGCGAAATGAGTTTGAATCGTGGGAACAAATCTGGATAAATGGCGGATACCCTGCGTCGATTAAACCGATTGTTCCGATCGGCTGCGAATACGGTGAGGGGGACGGTTACAACGAACAGTTCGGTGATATTTCGCAATTCAGCAGCTTGTCGCAGAATGCGGGCTACGTCGGAATGAGCTTGTGGGAATATACCGAAATGGATACGATGAACTGGAGAGATTACGCGTCCAGTTGGGCGAGCAATCCGCCGGTTGTTCCGGAGGTCGCAGGCGCCTCACCACCGGGAGGTCCGAACATTCCGGCGTATGACACAGTGATGATAAACTTCAATACACCAATGGACGCCGGGAGCGTGAACGGGGCATTCAGTATAACTCCTCCCGTGAGCGGGACTCTGACTTTCAATCCGGACTTCAACCGCTGGATCTTTGTTCCCGACACCCTCCTCCAGTGGTCGACTGAATATACCGTTGCCATTGATACCTCTGCGGAATCGCTCCTCGGTGCTCATTTATCTTCAAGGTATACGCTTACATTTACAACCGTGCCCCGTGATACATCCCCTGCAGTCCTTCTCGCGATTTCTCCCGGGAATGACGGCCTGTCTTCCTCGCATACTTACTTCGAATTCATATTGAATAAACCGGTCAGCTACAATTCTTTTGTGCAACATCTCTCATTCGTCGATTCAACCGGCAAAAAGATTTCGCTTGCCAGGGACATGTTCCAGTTGACCCGCAACAATTTGTCGCTTATTGCATTTCGATCAGCTTCGACTCTCACTCCGGGGATGAAATACACCGCCTCCGTCTCACCCGGAGTGGCTGATTATTATGGCAACCTCACCAGGAATACGTACTCGACTACTTTCACAATCGAAACCGGCGAGGCATCGGGCGGTTCGGTCCTCGACGGATTTGAATCGACGACAAACGCCTGGGCTCTCGCAGCGATCGGTCATGGCACGGTCGGAACAGACACTCTGTCCACGGCATTCACAATCGAGTCTTCCAAAAAATATGACGGCAGTTACGGCGGAAGCTTGCAGTACACATTCGATACGACGAATGCAAACGCGATTTGTGAAGTGGAGAACACCCAGAGATCCGACATATCCGGTTCATCTTCATTTGGAATGTGGGTTTTCGGCGACAACAGCGGGAACGAGCTCGATTTCATATTCGGATCTTCGCAGGAGAAGAATGTCAGCATCGACACAATCGAGTGGTACGGCTGGAAGTATATCGGAATGTGGCTGGACAAGTCGGACACCTCCACGAGCACGTTCAGAGGATTTGCGATCAGGCACCTACAATCGGCTCTACTCCCGGCAGGAACTGTGTATGTCGACGATATACAGAGTGGCGGCAAAATAACTGATGCACAGGGAAAGGTGCCGCAGCCTGTATCTTTCGCGCTGTTCCAGAATTATCCGAATCCATTTAATCCGTTGACTATTATCAGTTATCGCCTTTCGGTCGTCAGCGACGTGACACTGAATATATATGATGTGCTTGGAAGAGAAGTCGCTGCATTAGTTCATGAGAGACAGAATGCCGGGATCCACACCGCAACCTTTGATGCGACGAGACTGCCGAGTGGAGTCTATTTTTACAGGCTCAGTGCGGCATCGTTCACAGCGACAATGAAGATGATCGTCTTAAAGTAA
- a CDS encoding T9SS type A sorting domain-containing protein yields MKLNIETEEYFELPKSGSPNRLLPKELGLWTFLGSIIFTLLVMGGSARAQYAIKWMDIGSFQSFYASAGSEYEEQRVLVQQDGDRWPAIYPNQDMEAAKGIWIGVRNWTDPKDHSFWPYKVVHFGPRPDGDASEFVPQALTTTDRFALPQVFVDGNPSYNIPPDEDNTNPNLKEDRLIFDSVQTYIGLTMVRKMIGFSQQFHDNYVIYDYTFTNTSNQPLDSIRLLYEYRYAVCADTRYIVGTNSSGWGINNDADVRGDFPSPATTFFGGQVLKNEPVNKYDNIRAIYSWQGNYKSSSYDFSVPGMPGLGNGAPTSDNIGGPIWLNAFAQPGPPAGDTLGRLGGAQFIGVATIHADKSAADTTDDPGEPSTTAYYSSDDAFNQSNSISQFNGSIMQTDYQMMSLGQDVGWLNGAVSWSGQRMADKVGVYGDPSIGTTGGMSVGNGYGPYNLAPGQSFHIVMVEAAAGLSREACIRIGREFKLGQITPAQKDDSVYTGRDSLFQTFQRAMANYHSGYSLPEAPLPPSNFTVTSGGDKILLSWTPPVGGATITQFNVYRAQGLVDSTYYLIYQGSPNSTSYDDVTPVRGIDYYYYITSVGDPADNNGGADTPAGVALESGRYYTQTFDPAKLLRPGVPEPVKVVFTIDSTHSKIMTGLPTYAVYTSGASIYTVQSASLTFLDSIKTSTIARIDTVNGQPDTTYKYLFNYTGSVRCTGTAAPPSVGQLVLSGTEGPDTLFFSVNQSQQARIGLSDIIRVVPNPYNISADQNKLLYPGEPNQIGFLNIPPICTIKIYTELGQLIKSIQHSNGSGDEYWNLTTSSNQIVVSGVYIVVFQTPQGQTAIKKFVVIR; encoded by the coding sequence ATGAAATTGAACATTGAGACGGAAGAATACTTCGAATTACCGAAGTCGGGTTCTCCGAATAGACTCCTTCCGAAGGAGTTGGGGCTTTGGACTTTTCTTGGGAGCATTATCTTCACGCTTCTTGTCATGGGGGGATCTGCCCGCGCTCAATATGCAATAAAGTGGATGGACATAGGATCATTTCAGAGCTTTTATGCGAGTGCAGGCAGCGAGTATGAAGAACAGAGAGTTTTGGTACAGCAGGATGGCGATCGCTGGCCGGCGATTTATCCCAACCAAGATATGGAGGCGGCTAAGGGTATATGGATTGGGGTTAGAAACTGGACCGATCCGAAAGACCACTCGTTCTGGCCATATAAGGTTGTCCATTTTGGACCCAGGCCTGATGGCGATGCGTCCGAGTTCGTTCCTCAAGCGCTGACAACGACAGACAGATTTGCGCTACCGCAAGTTTTTGTTGATGGAAATCCCTCATACAATATTCCGCCCGACGAAGACAATACGAATCCGAACTTGAAGGAAGATCGCCTGATATTTGACAGCGTGCAAACATATATCGGTCTCACCATGGTGAGGAAGATGATCGGGTTTAGCCAGCAGTTCCACGATAATTACGTGATCTACGACTACACATTCACGAACACTTCTAACCAGCCACTAGACAGCATACGCCTTCTGTACGAATACAGGTACGCGGTTTGCGCGGATACCCGGTATATAGTCGGAACAAACTCCTCGGGATGGGGAATAAATAATGACGCCGACGTGCGGGGCGATTTCCCGAGTCCAGCAACAACATTTTTTGGCGGGCAGGTATTGAAAAATGAGCCGGTAAATAAATACGACAACATCAGGGCGATTTACTCGTGGCAGGGGAACTACAAGAGTAGCAGTTATGATTTCTCAGTGCCAGGGATGCCTGGGTTGGGAAACGGCGCGCCGACGAGCGACAATATAGGAGGGCCTATCTGGTTAAACGCCTTCGCTCAACCCGGTCCGCCGGCAGGAGACACTCTTGGCAGATTGGGGGGGGCTCAATTCATCGGAGTTGCGACTATACATGCAGATAAATCGGCCGCTGACACGACGGACGATCCAGGTGAGCCGAGCACAACCGCTTACTACAGTTCAGATGATGCTTTCAATCAAAGCAACAGCATCAGCCAGTTCAATGGTTCGATAATGCAGACCGACTACCAAATGATGTCTCTAGGTCAGGATGTTGGCTGGCTCAATGGGGCTGTGAGCTGGTCCGGACAGCGGATGGCTGACAAAGTGGGAGTTTACGGCGATCCATCAATAGGTACGACCGGCGGAATGTCTGTCGGGAACGGTTACGGCCCATATAATCTTGCTCCCGGACAGAGTTTCCACATCGTAATGGTCGAAGCAGCAGCCGGCCTGAGTCGCGAAGCATGTATCAGGATCGGACGCGAGTTCAAGCTTGGTCAGATTACCCCGGCTCAGAAGGACGATTCGGTTTACACCGGCAGGGATTCGCTTTTCCAGACATTCCAAAGAGCAATGGCGAATTATCATTCGGGATATAGCTTGCCTGAGGCGCCGCTGCCACCGTCGAACTTCACAGTTACATCGGGCGGTGACAAAATACTTCTCTCATGGACACCTCCGGTAGGCGGCGCAACCATTACGCAGTTCAACGTCTACCGCGCACAAGGATTGGTCGATAGCACTTATTATCTGATTTACCAGGGCTCGCCGAACTCGACGAGTTATGACGACGTAACTCCGGTTCGCGGCATCGACTATTACTACTACATCACTTCTGTGGGCGATCCCGCAGACAACAACGGCGGGGCCGATACACCTGCCGGAGTGGCGCTGGAAAGTGGACGGTACTACACCCAGACATTTGACCCTGCAAAATTGTTGCGGCCCGGAGTGCCTGAGCCGGTGAAAGTTGTCTTCACGATCGACTCAACGCACAGCAAAATAATGACCGGTCTGCCTACGTACGCGGTTTATACCTCCGGCGCCAGCATCTATACTGTCCAATCCGCGAGTCTGACGTTCCTGGATTCTATAAAAACCAGCACGATAGCGAGAATAGATACGGTGAATGGGCAACCAGATACAACTTATAAATACCTGTTCAACTACACCGGGTCAGTCCGATGTACGGGGACTGCCGCCCCACCGAGCGTTGGCCAACTTGTACTTTCAGGTACAGAGGGACCGGATACTCTCTTCTTCTCAGTCAATCAGAGCCAGCAAGCCCGCATCGGTCTGAGCGATATCATCAGGGTGGTTCCGAATCCATACAATATTTCCGCCGACCAGAACAAACTGCTGTATCCCGGCGAGCCGAACCAGATCGGCTTCTTGAACATACCCCCGATCTGTACGATCAAGATTTACACTGAGCTGGGGCAGCTGATAAAGTCGATCCAGCATAGTAACGGAAGCGGCGATGAATACTGGAACTTGACGACGTCTTCCAATCAGATCGTGGTGAGCGGTGTTTACATAGTCGTCTTTCAAACGCCGCAAGGGCAGACCGCAATAAAGAAATTCGTAGTCATTAGGTGA
- a CDS encoding PorV/PorQ family protein, giving the protein MKMETEMRKCQLLLSKAGIAFCVLLLLQFSVTIATAQQKLAQSGMDFLNVATDPRMESMGETATSLDGNSTAMFFNTASMARLENAVSLSVGQVQWIADIKHFYASAAFSPSHGDYGVIGLYFRSVNYGQMDETVLASNANGYADLGTFSPTAYSVGIGYAKALSDKFAVGGDVNYVNQDLGSSVTSISTSGGYVTSRSKLNIVSFDFGMIYKTGYKSLAFGMDVRNFSRQLKYVQESFDLPLIFKIGISMNVLDNWDIDSKTQSLIVAVDASHPRDYPEQVNVGAEYTFLQMISLRAGYMFNNDVYGVSGGVGLHKDIAGVNLGIDYSWTPFTGGFADVQRLSFEVAY; this is encoded by the coding sequence ATGAAAATGGAAACTGAAATGAGAAAATGCCAGCTCCTTCTTTCAAAAGCGGGAATCGCGTTTTGTGTCTTGTTGCTGCTCCAATTTTCGGTAACCATAGCTACCGCGCAGCAGAAGTTGGCGCAATCAGGAATGGACTTCCTAAACGTCGCCACTGATCCCCGTATGGAAAGCATGGGAGAAACTGCGACATCGCTCGACGGCAATTCGACAGCAATGTTTTTCAACACCGCCAGCATGGCAAGACTTGAGAATGCGGTGTCTCTCTCCGTTGGGCAGGTACAGTGGATTGCGGACATCAAACATTTTTATGCCAGTGCGGCGTTCAGCCCGTCCCACGGCGATTACGGCGTCATCGGCCTTTATTTCAGATCTGTCAACTATGGTCAAATGGACGAGACGGTACTTGCGAGCAACGCTAACGGATACGCGGATCTTGGCACCTTCTCACCGACAGCGTATTCCGTGGGGATCGGTTATGCTAAAGCGTTGAGCGATAAGTTTGCTGTAGGCGGCGACGTGAACTATGTGAACCAGGACCTCGGCTCGAGCGTGACGAGCATTAGCACGAGTGGAGGTTATGTCACTTCGAGGTCAAAACTCAACATTGTCTCCTTCGACTTCGGCATGATTTACAAAACCGGATACAAGAGCCTTGCCTTCGGAATGGACGTGAGAAATTTTTCGCGCCAGCTCAAATACGTCCAGGAGAGCTTCGATCTGCCTCTTATCTTCAAGATCGGGATTTCCATGAACGTTCTGGACAATTGGGACATCGACAGTAAAACGCAGTCGCTGATTGTGGCGGTCGATGCCTCTCACCCGAGAGACTATCCTGAGCAGGTCAATGTCGGGGCCGAGTATACTTTCTTGCAGATGATATCGCTCCGTGCAGGATATATGTTTAATAATGATGTTTATGGAGTCAGCGGCGGTGTGGGATTGCATAAGGATATCGCGGGAGTGAATCTTGGTATAGATTATTCATGGACTCCTTTTACAGGCGGTTTTGCAGATGTACAAAGACTCTCTTTTGAAGTCGCCTATTGA
- a CDS encoding T9SS type A sorting domain-containing protein, whose amino-acid sequence MVRRLVFLLGLVMVVGFGSADAQWTFTKVFPDNSFNPTPISGSGINNCITVDPMGRIWMASYRYADSLMRSDGTKIPVERIYCYNPDGSQASFSPMSVLQSKDGTIKDTLSAVTMSGSYTYGMTTGPDGNIFFAGTSYWLYEIDYHDGTEIAKIKNPIPGYASSITTPMLDAAGDVFLTSVSPTYTVGPIALASDFSSVITSVDTSMWGFYSRNVSVTSDGNDVFVHHIAQGTFHYHSGSGSLGPYALADTVFDSLVVESSAWQPGTGRLWVSSGNVTSGMPGAPYSGYAWYGFDMTNPSHPVLKDSLLWYGATGLSGDSIKNDPRPRGIAFSVTGDTAYVAAFNVSGPGAVEMFTGPATAVNEPPHGPSSYSLSQNYPNPFNPSTKIDFTLKSNTKVTLKVYDILGREVTTLVNGRLTAGEHSATFNASNLASGVYIYSLVTSDGFKITKKMILMK is encoded by the coding sequence ATGGTAAGAAGACTTGTGTTTCTACTTGGTTTGGTAATGGTGGTGGGCTTCGGCTCAGCCGATGCACAATGGACATTCACCAAGGTATTTCCCGACAACAGCTTTAACCCAACTCCCATCAGCGGAAGCGGCATAAACAATTGCATCACCGTTGATCCGATGGGTAGAATCTGGATGGCATCGTACAGGTATGCTGACAGCCTAATGCGAAGTGATGGGACCAAAATTCCGGTGGAGAGAATCTATTGTTATAACCCGGACGGTTCGCAGGCATCTTTCTCGCCCATGTCGGTTCTACAGAGTAAGGATGGAACCATAAAGGATACGCTCAGCGCCGTTACCATGAGTGGTTCCTACACATATGGGATGACAACCGGTCCAGATGGGAATATATTCTTTGCTGGGACCAGTTACTGGCTCTACGAGATAGATTATCATGACGGGACAGAAATAGCAAAAATCAAGAATCCAATCCCGGGTTATGCAAGCTCGATAACTACTCCGATGCTGGACGCAGCAGGAGATGTCTTCCTAACCTCAGTGTCACCGACGTATACTGTCGGCCCGATAGCCCTTGCGTCTGACTTCTCTTCAGTTATCACTTCGGTTGACACGAGTATGTGGGGTTTTTATAGCCGGAACGTATCGGTTACTTCGGACGGGAACGATGTCTTTGTTCACCACATTGCGCAGGGAACATTCCATTACCATTCAGGCAGTGGTTCCCTCGGACCGTATGCTCTCGCCGACACCGTATTCGACAGTCTGGTTGTTGAGAGTTCAGCATGGCAGCCTGGAACCGGACGGTTGTGGGTAAGCTCGGGCAACGTCACCAGCGGAATGCCTGGTGCGCCCTACAGTGGATACGCCTGGTACGGGTTCGACATGACCAATCCATCCCACCCCGTGTTGAAGGACAGCCTTCTTTGGTATGGAGCCACCGGTCTTTCCGGTGACAGCATTAAGAACGATCCGAGGCCGAGAGGTATCGCGTTTAGCGTAACTGGCGACACCGCTTACGTTGCGGCTTTCAACGTTAGCGGACCCGGAGCGGTTGAGATGTTCACTGGGCCGGCAACCGCGGTGAACGAGCCGCCTCATGGTCCTTCCTCGTATTCTCTGTCGCAGAACTATCCAAACCCGTTCAACCCCTCGACAAAGATCGATTTCACTCTCAAGTCGAACACGAAAGTGACTTTGAAAGTGTATGATATTCTCGGAAGAGAAGTGACAACACTCGTTAATGGCAGACTTACGGCCGGAGAACATTCCGCGACGTTCAATGCCAGCAATCTTGCATCCGGAGTCTACATCTATTCGCTTGTGACGTCGGACGGCTTCAAGATCACGAAGAAAATGATCCTGATGAAGTAA